A genomic stretch from Oculatellaceae cyanobacterium includes:
- a CDS encoding CatA-like O-acetyltransferase, whose amino-acid sequence MPIPAKYEPELINDLSKEGWFEWFLDYFTDPNVLQVPYLDLTIQLDVTDAYAIYQDSQVSGSTFFGFLLWHLVQTLRSHTSFNMRFVENNWYILNNPPIFIPVAVGGKQRFWNLVIESVVNTSYEDFIDIYRFRLNQARNCQTERIDAQTYSLAYCIGNLPNLQFSALTLHWHLNAMIGQPFFYFGKRYFLENRFLIPFAAKLHHACADPFVFDLLVRDLQARFS is encoded by the coding sequence ATGCCAATACCTGCTAAATACGAACCAGAATTAATAAACGATCTATCTAAAGAAGGCTGGTTTGAGTGGTTTTTAGATTATTTTACCGATCCTAATGTATTACAAGTGCCGTATTTGGATTTGACTATTCAGTTAGATGTTACAGATGCTTACGCAATTTATCAAGATTCTCAAGTTTCTGGTTCAACCTTCTTTGGTTTTCTGCTTTGGCATTTAGTCCAAACATTGCGATCGCATACTTCTTTTAATATGAGGTTCGTTGAAAACAATTGGTATATTCTCAATAATCCTCCTATTTTTATTCCGGTTGCAGTTGGTGGTAAACAACGTTTTTGGAATTTAGTTATAGAAAGTGTTGTCAACACTTCTTATGAAGATTTTATTGATATCTATCGCTTTAGACTGAACCAGGCGAGGAATTGTCAAACTGAACGTATTGATGCTCAAACTTATAGCCTTGCTTATTGTATAGGCAATTTACCAAATCTCCAATTTTCGGCTCTGACTTTACATTGGCATCTTAATGCGATGATCGGTCAGCCATTTTTTTATTTTGGTAAACGTTATTTTTTAGAAAATCGTTTTTTAATTCCTTTTGCAGCGAAATTGCATCATGCTTGTGCAGATCCTTTTGTTTTCGATTT
- a CDS encoding nicotinate phosphoribosyltransferase, with amino-acid sequence MKIDCADLEQIALHEELTISSNDYSLLTDLYQLTMAACYVGEGLEQRQASFELFVRHLPEGFGYLIAMGLEQALDYLEKLRFSPSQIAALQATGIFAHAPAQFWSLLTEFRFTGDVWAVPEGTAVFANEPILRVEAPLWQAQLVETYLLNTINYQTLIATRAARIRDVAGAQAKLLEFGTRRAFSPQASLWAARAALAAGFDATSNVLAALKLGCQPSGTMAHSLVMALTATSGSEDDAFMTFHQYFPGSALLIDTFDAIAAAENLAKLVKAGEIQLTGVRLDSGDLVKLSQQVRSLLPDVTIFASGDIDEWKIAELKEKGALIDGYGLGTKLVTGAPVNGVYKLVEIDGIPTMKQSLNKVTYPGRKQIFRKFEAGIIQRDTLGLFTDSPQAEQPLLQIVFKQGEIVQQPEHLNEIRQRTMAAVASLPTETRRINYPQSPKIEISTSLQKLTEKTQLVRSVR; translated from the coding sequence ATGAAAATTGATTGCGCTGATCTAGAGCAAATAGCATTACATGAAGAACTAACTATTAGTTCCAACGATTACAGTCTCCTGACTGACCTCTACCAGTTAACGATGGCGGCTTGCTATGTGGGTGAAGGCTTAGAGCAGCGCCAAGCAAGTTTTGAATTGTTTGTACGCCATTTACCGGAAGGTTTTGGCTATTTAATCGCAATGGGTTTAGAGCAAGCTTTAGACTATTTAGAAAAGCTGCGCTTTAGCCCTAGCCAAATTGCAGCTTTGCAAGCTACTGGAATTTTTGCTCATGCTCCTGCCCAATTTTGGTCATTATTAACAGAATTCAGGTTTACTGGGGATGTTTGGGCAGTGCCAGAAGGTACAGCTGTGTTTGCAAACGAGCCAATATTGCGGGTGGAAGCACCTTTATGGCAGGCACAGTTAGTAGAAACTTACCTACTTAATACGATTAATTACCAAACTTTAATTGCGACACGGGCTGCGCGTATTCGTGATGTAGCTGGGGCGCAAGCTAAGTTATTGGAATTTGGAACAAGAAGGGCGTTTAGTCCCCAAGCATCGCTGTGGGCTGCTAGGGCTGCTTTAGCCGCAGGGTTTGATGCTACTTCTAATGTGTTGGCGGCGCTGAAACTGGGTTGTCAACCTAGTGGTACAATGGCGCATTCTTTGGTAATGGCTTTAACAGCAACAAGTGGGAGTGAAGATGATGCTTTTATGACATTTCACCAATATTTTCCAGGTTCGGCGTTGTTGATAGATACTTTTGATGCGATCGCAGCAGCCGAAAATTTGGCAAAATTGGTAAAAGCTGGAGAAATACAATTAACTGGGGTGCGTTTAGATTCTGGGGATTTAGTAAAATTATCCCAACAAGTGCGTAGCCTTTTGCCTGATGTGACGATTTTTGCTAGTGGAGATATAGATGAGTGGAAAATTGCAGAACTTAAAGAGAAAGGCGCACTTATTGATGGTTATGGGTTGGGAACCAAGTTAGTTACAGGCGCACCTGTTAATGGAGTGTATAAACTGGTAGAAATTGATGGCATTCCTACCATGAAGCAATCGCTTAATAAAGTAACTTATCCAGGTCGTAAGCAAATCTTTCGTAAATTTGAAGCGGGTATTATTCAGAGAGATACATTAGGGCTATTTACAGACAGTCCACAAGCAGAACAGCCATTATTACAGATAGTATTTAAGCAAGGTGAAATAGTGCAACAACCAGAACATTTAAATGAAATTAGACAACGTACAATGGCTGCTGTTGCTAGTTTACCAACTGAAACACGCCGCATTAATTATCCTCAGTCTCCAAAAATAGAAATATCTACTAGCTTGCAGAAGTTGACTGAGAAAACGCAACTGGTGAGGAGTGTTAGATAA
- a CDS encoding radical SAM protein: protein MSIKLSYYHVATEPFFDELEGRIKRVILATRTASVRIIDEFSWNLLEAGQFEQLPEDFLIDLANIQLIVPAEEDELKTILAQNDMVAKNNDDLYLVIQPTAYCQLGCHYCGQEHKSKMMSEADQQRFIERTRSKLETGNFKSLSIAWFGAEPLVGLPVIRSLSPQLQALAASFGCNYSAKIVTNGLALTEHVATELVNDFKVNFIEVTLDGVAEYHNARRMQKNGLPTFDKIFANVTNLARREDLKVKLNIRCNVDHQNYESVSLLLEQLAAEGIQDKIGFYVAPIHSWGNDAHTRSLSKEEFGEWEIAWFGEMVELGFHPILIPDRKPIVCMALMPNSELVDAYGNVFNCSEVSYVPTYGTPNEYAIDHLTGKEMPGKRDRLGNFNQQVRQGEFPCSTCPMLPVCGGGCPKSWLEGIAPCPSAKYNIQDRLLLSYALSRIEQSETNNQDPNLIPI, encoded by the coding sequence ATGAGTATCAAACTTTCTTATTACCACGTTGCAACTGAACCGTTTTTTGATGAACTGGAAGGACGTATTAAACGAGTTATTTTGGCAACGCGCACTGCTAGTGTACGCATTATTGATGAATTTAGCTGGAATCTTTTAGAAGCTGGACAATTTGAGCAGTTACCTGAAGATTTTTTAATTGATTTGGCTAATATCCAACTGATTGTTCCGGCTGAGGAAGATGAGTTAAAAACTATTCTGGCTCAAAATGATATGGTAGCTAAGAATAATGATGATTTATATTTAGTAATTCAACCTACAGCTTATTGTCAACTTGGTTGTCATTATTGCGGTCAAGAACATAAGAGCAAGATGATGAGCGAGGCTGATCAACAACGTTTTATAGAACGTACTCGCAGTAAGCTAGAAACAGGTAATTTTAAGAGTCTTTCTATTGCTTGGTTTGGCGCGGAACCTTTAGTTGGATTACCTGTAATTAGAAGTTTGAGTCCTCAATTGCAAGCTTTAGCTGCTAGTTTTGGTTGTAATTATAGTGCTAAAATTGTGACTAATGGGTTAGCACTTACAGAACACGTTGCTACTGAGTTAGTTAATGATTTTAAGGTTAATTTTATTGAAGTAACTTTAGATGGTGTAGCGGAATATCATAATGCAAGAAGAATGCAGAAAAACGGTCTGCCAACTTTTGATAAGATTTTCGCTAATGTTACTAATTTAGCACGTCGTGAAGATTTAAAGGTAAAATTAAACATTCGTTGTAATGTCGATCATCAAAATTATGAATCTGTTTCTTTATTGCTGGAACAATTAGCGGCAGAGGGAATACAAGATAAAATTGGTTTTTATGTTGCGCCGATTCATTCTTGGGGTAATGATGCTCATACTCGTTCCCTTTCTAAAGAAGAGTTTGGCGAATGGGAAATTGCTTGGTTTGGGGAAATGGTGGAATTAGGTTTTCATCCAATATTAATTCCCGATCGCAAACCCATAGTTTGTATGGCGTTGATGCCTAATTCTGAGTTGGTTGATGCTTATGGAAATGTCTTTAATTGTAGTGAGGTGTCTTACGTCCCGACTTATGGCACACCTAATGAGTATGCTATAGATCATCTTACTGGGAAAGAGATGCCTGGAAAGCGCGATCGCTTAGGTAATTTTAATCAACAAGTACGTCAAGGTGAGTTTCCCTGTTCTACTTGTCCGATGCTTCCTGTTTGCGGTGGTGGTTGTCCGAAGAGTTGGTTAGAAGGTATAGCACCTTGTCCAAGTGCTAAATATAATATTCAGGATCGTTTACTTCTTAGTTACGCGCTATCAAGAATTGAACAGTCAGAAACTAACAATCAAGATCCGAATTTAATTCCTATTTGA
- a CDS encoding sigma-70 family RNA polymerase sigma factor yields the protein MRPRQSIIELFSKFVQFEGDRFHAWLTDAKLRRSMETCLNQASEATPSENFWALYWYNLWHSQTSHLAKAHLTAYLQEPCYWTSQKIASAFASTQYTLSDCFQVAIANVDTVLKGFNPSQGFPLKNYAGAIFSSTLHTILRQRQEIDICTDYALLRKLSQKRLVESLQQAGLSPEKIASYVLAWNSFKTVYVPTQATATRKLTAPDKETWNAIANLYNQQPGVKESHPETIEKWLLACAKAARAYLYPTQISLNAPKSGENAEEFLDSLPETATPSLLTEIIVQEEAQSRAEQLAQINTVLTTALADLAQEAKTILQLYYAQELTQQQIAKQLDIKQYTVSRRLTKTKESLLLALGRWSKEQLHISMNSDVLKDISTVLEVWLKLHYVEG from the coding sequence ATGCGCCCTCGTCAGAGCATTATTGAATTGTTTTCCAAGTTTGTCCAATTTGAAGGCGATCGCTTTCATGCTTGGCTAACCGATGCTAAACTCCGTCGTAGTATGGAAACTTGCTTAAATCAAGCATCAGAGGCGACACCCTCAGAAAACTTTTGGGCGCTTTACTGGTACAATCTCTGGCATTCTCAGACTTCACACTTAGCTAAAGCACATCTTACAGCTTACTTACAAGAACCCTGCTACTGGACATCTCAAAAAATCGCTAGTGCTTTTGCGAGTACCCAGTACACATTATCAGATTGTTTTCAAGTTGCGATCGCCAACGTCGATACTGTCCTCAAAGGTTTTAACCCATCACAAGGTTTTCCTCTAAAAAACTACGCAGGCGCTATTTTTAGTAGTACTCTCCACACTATTCTCCGTCAGCGCCAAGAAATAGATATCTGCACAGACTATGCTTTATTACGCAAACTCAGCCAAAAAAGGTTAGTAGAATCTTTACAACAAGCAGGATTATCCCCAGAAAAGATAGCTAGTTATGTCTTAGCTTGGAATAGTTTTAAAACTGTATACGTCCCAACACAAGCAACAGCGACACGCAAACTAACTGCACCGGATAAAGAAACTTGGAATGCGATCGCAAATCTCTATAACCAACAACCAGGTGTAAAAGAATCTCACCCTGAAACAATAGAAAAATGGTTACTTGCTTGCGCTAAAGCTGCTCGTGCTTACTTGTACCCAACTCAAATTTCCTTAAATGCTCCCAAATCAGGAGAAAACGCTGAGGAATTTCTTGATTCACTCCCCGAAACTGCCACACCATCATTACTTACAGAGATAATTGTACAGGAAGAAGCACAAAGTCGAGCCGAGCAACTTGCCCAAATTAATACAGTTTTAACCACAGCATTAGCAGATCTCGCTCAAGAAGCAAAAACAATTCTGCAACTATATTATGCTCAAGAATTAACTCAACAGCAGATAGCCAAGCAATTAGACATAAAACAATATACCGTTTCTCGTCGGCTGACTAAAACTAAAGAATCATTACTACTGGCGCTAGGGCGTTGGAGTAAAGAGCAATTGCATATTTCCATGAATTCAGACGTATTAAAAGATATCAGTACTGTGCTGGAAGTGTGGCTGAAACTGCACTATGTTGAGGGGTAG
- a CDS encoding type II toxin-antitoxin system HicA family toxin, whose amino-acid sequence MSKLPSISGTDCIKALEKVGFYQKRRESSHIILRRDDPFTQVVVPDHSVLAKGTLRAIIRDIDLSVDEFIALL is encoded by the coding sequence GTGAGCAAGCTACCTAGCATTTCTGGTACAGATTGTATTAAAGCTCTAGAAAAAGTAGGTTTCTATCAAAAGCGTAGAGAAAGTAGTCATATCATTCTGCGACGGGACGATCCATTTACACAAGTTGTTGTCCCAGACCATTCAGTATTAGCAAAGGGAACATTACGAGCAATTATCCGAGATATTGATTTAAGCGTAGATGAATTTATCGCATTACTATAA
- a CDS encoding DUF1822 family protein, with protein MILDTVVFDSTNVWLEFSELEQNQAWQQSQSFSSSFSRWNAYLNQICLKAILPWLREEYLAKATISPAIAALPSFWEVVNGTAIVADNIRFVLIPSESTDCSELRVPQEWLDIPSWTADYYLAVQVNPDEKGVMVWGYATHQQLKTKGTYDSSDRTYYLPSENLTLDLNVLWVARQLGIEETTRVPISPLTTLPLTQAQNLIQRLGNPAITLPRLAVPFELWGALLEHGGTRQQLYEKRLGLPEQKSIINWLRSGVSDIAQQIGWGKIELQPSFAGGRGEELTSSKIILSRQLYIAGQKYELQVFPIGNLEDSIWRFELRNSTIGGLIPGGVKLRLLTEDLQTFEGNEDIALTAQERLYIDVSLALEEGIVWETEPLPENYDREILRF; from the coding sequence ATGATTTTAGATACAGTTGTATTTGATTCTACAAATGTTTGGCTAGAGTTTTCGGAATTAGAGCAAAATCAAGCATGGCAGCAAAGCCAATCTTTTTCTAGTTCTTTTAGTCGCTGGAATGCTTATTTAAATCAAATCTGCCTAAAAGCTATACTTCCTTGGTTGCGCGAAGAATATTTAGCTAAAGCTACTATTTCGCCTGCAATTGCAGCTTTACCGAGTTTTTGGGAAGTGGTGAATGGTACAGCTATTGTTGCAGATAATATTCGTTTCGTATTAATTCCGAGCGAATCCACAGATTGTAGTGAATTGCGCGTACCGCAAGAATGGCTTGATATCCCTAGTTGGACTGCTGATTATTATCTCGCTGTACAAGTTAATCCTGATGAAAAAGGAGTAATGGTTTGGGGATATGCGACACATCAACAATTAAAAACAAAGGGAACGTATGATAGTAGCGATCGCACCTACTATCTACCATCAGAAAACCTCACACTCGATCTCAACGTCCTTTGGGTAGCGCGTCAACTAGGAATAGAAGAAACAACCCGTGTCCCTATCTCACCTCTCACTACCTTACCCTTAACTCAAGCTCAAAACTTAATCCAACGTTTAGGCAATCCTGCTATTACCTTACCTAGATTAGCAGTACCTTTTGAACTTTGGGGCGCATTGCTAGAACATGGCGGAACAAGGCAACAATTATACGAAAAACGCTTAGGATTGCCAGAGCAAAAATCTATAATTAATTGGCTGCGTAGTGGAGTTTCAGATATTGCTCAACAAATAGGCTGGGGAAAAATTGAATTACAACCCAGTTTTGCAGGAGGCAGAGGAGAAGAATTAACATCTAGTAAAATAATTCTATCTCGCCAATTGTACATTGCAGGTCAAAAATACGAATTACAAGTATTTCCTATAGGAAATTTAGAAGACTCTATTTGGCGTTTTGAACTACGCAATTCTACTATTGGTGGTTTAATTCCTGGTGGAGTTAAATTAAGACTTTTAACTGAAGACCTCCAAACCTTTGAAGGCAATGAAGATATTGCCCTCACAGCACAAGAAAGGCTTTATATAGATGTTTCTCTTGCACTTGAAGAAGGAATAGTTTGGGAAACAGAACCCTTACCAGAAAATTATGATCGAGAAATTTTACGCTTTTAA
- a CDS encoding NUDIX domain-containing protein, with protein MPESGTKKITDSLKKLPLADFKVGVDNVIFSVDTAQNRLMVLLVMRQDEPFLDQWCLPGTLVRHGESLENAAYRILAEKIKVENLYLEQLYTFGDPGRDPRESPSSFGVRYLSVSYFALVRFADAQLIANGVSGIAWYPVKQVPQLAFDHNEILEYGYRRLRNKLEYSPIAFEVLPEVFTLSDLYQLYTTVLGENFSDYSNFRTRLLKLGFLSDTGLKASRGAGRPASLYRFDAEAFAPLKDKPLVFI; from the coding sequence ATGCCAGAAAGCGGCACAAAAAAGATTACAGATTCGTTAAAAAAGCTACCATTAGCCGATTTTAAAGTCGGTGTTGATAATGTAATTTTCTCAGTTGATACAGCCCAAAATAGATTGATGGTGCTGTTAGTTATGCGACAGGATGAACCATTTTTGGATCAGTGGTGTTTACCAGGGACACTTGTACGTCATGGCGAATCTTTAGAAAATGCCGCTTATCGTATTTTGGCTGAGAAAATTAAAGTCGAGAATTTATATTTAGAACAATTGTATACCTTTGGCGATCCTGGTCGAGATCCTAGAGAATCTCCCTCTAGTTTTGGTGTACGTTATCTATCTGTAAGTTACTTTGCTTTAGTAAGGTTTGCCGATGCCCAACTAATTGCTAATGGTGTCAGTGGTATTGCTTGGTATCCAGTCAAGCAAGTACCGCAATTAGCTTTTGACCATAACGAAATTTTAGAATATGGTTATCGCCGTTTACGCAATAAATTGGAGTATAGTCCGATTGCTTTTGAAGTATTGCCAGAAGTCTTTACTTTAAGCGATCTTTATCAGCTATACACTACTGTTTTAGGTGAAAACTTCTCTGATTATTCTAATTTTCGCACGCGGTTACTAAAGCTAGGCTTTTTATCTGATACAGGGTTAAAAGCTTCACGTGGCGCTGGTCGTCCTGCTAGTTTATATCGGTTTGATGCTGAAGCATTTGCTCCGTTAAAGGATAAACCATTAGTATTTATTTAG
- a CDS encoding Uma2 family endonuclease, with protein MTVIVARWTIDEYHRMIESGILCDRKVELLNGEIVEMSPEGEPHAYCSHEAGEYLADLLGNRATIRQAKPITLPNNSEPEPDIAIVQRLGREYREHHPNPENIFWLIEYANTSLEKDLEIKSKIYAQAGILEYWVVNLKKLHLVVFRDILDGEYATKQTLTTGTIQPLAFPDISVAVEQICDRAL; from the coding sequence ATGACTGTGATTGTTGCTAGGTGGACGATTGACGAATATCACCGGATGATTGAGTCTGGGATTTTGTGCGATCGCAAAGTAGAATTACTTAACGGAGAAATTGTTGAAATGTCGCCGGAAGGGGAACCTCATGCTTATTGCAGCCATGAAGCAGGAGAATATCTAGCAGATTTGTTAGGTAATCGTGCCACAATACGTCAAGCCAAACCAATTACTCTACCCAACAACTCGGAACCTGAACCAGATATTGCTATTGTCCAACGTTTGGGGCGCGAGTATCGAGAGCATCATCCAAATCCCGAAAATATTTTTTGGTTAATTGAGTATGCAAATACCAGTTTAGAAAAAGATTTAGAGATCAAAAGTAAAATCTACGCACAAGCAGGGATTTTAGAATATTGGGTGGTAAATCTCAAAAAGCTACATCTAGTAGTCTTTCGAGACATTTTAGACGGAGAGTATGCAACTAAGCAGACATTAACGACGGGAACAATACAACCCTTAGCATTTCCAGATATTTCTGTTGCGGTGGAACAGATATGCGATCGCGCTTTGTGA
- a CDS encoding type II toxin-antitoxin system RelE/ParE family toxin, with protein sequence MKNEDSPKQSYLLRIAYTAEKDLKDLQPKQYKQVASKIFSLIRNPKPHDCKVLKREPDGYRVDQGEFRILYYVYEDQKIVDVYRVGKRNDDEVYRNL encoded by the coding sequence GTGAAGAATGAAGATAGTCCGAAGCAAAGCTATCTACTACGTATCGCTTATACTGCTGAAAAAGATCTCAAAGATTTACAACCCAAGCAATACAAGCAAGTAGCCTCAAAAATATTTTCTTTAATCAGAAATCCGAAACCCCACGATTGTAAGGTGCTGAAAAGGGAACCAGATGGGTATCGTGTAGATCAAGGAGAATTTCGTATACTTTATTACGTTTATGAAGATCAAAAAATCGTTGATGTTTATAGAGTAGGCAAGCGAAATGATGATGAGGTTTATCGCAATCTTTAA
- a CDS encoding diacylglycerol/polyprenol kinase family protein, which produces MFNSLPWLASIPSLWLQIGIVGVWLGIIVLLAESLHRYTATDPEKVRKVVHIGTGNVILFAWWFNLPAWLGITASILASAVALISYKFPILPGINSVGRQSFGTFFYALSIGILVGWFWYLHQPQYAAIGILVMTWGDGLAALIGQRFGKHPYMVWDSKKSWEGSIAMAVVSYLITSLILFFVYGNIWQTWVVSLAVALVATGLESFSKLGIDNFTVPIGSAAVCFFLMQLLSFS; this is translated from the coding sequence GTGTTTAACTCCTTGCCCTGGTTAGCATCCATTCCTAGTTTATGGCTCCAAATTGGTATTGTTGGAGTCTGGTTAGGAATTATTGTACTGTTAGCAGAATCTCTACATCGTTACACCGCAACTGACCCCGAAAAAGTGCGGAAAGTCGTTCACATTGGCACTGGCAATGTAATTTTATTCGCTTGGTGGTTTAATTTACCAGCTTGGTTAGGTATTACTGCTTCAATTTTAGCTAGTGCTGTTGCCCTCATTTCCTACAAATTCCCCATCCTTCCTGGTATTAATAGCGTTGGTCGTCAAAGCTTCGGCACATTTTTCTATGCCCTCAGCATTGGTATACTTGTTGGGTGGTTTTGGTATCTACATCAACCTCAATATGCAGCTATTGGCATTTTAGTGATGACTTGGGGTGATGGATTAGCAGCATTAATCGGTCAGCGTTTTGGTAAACATCCCTACATGGTTTGGGATAGCAAAAAAAGTTGGGAAGGTTCGATCGCAATGGCTGTAGTTAGCTATCTTATCACCAGCCTAATTTTATTCTTCGTTTATGGAAATATTTGGCAAACTTGGGTTGTTTCGCTAGCTGTTGCCTTGGTAGCTACAGGTTTAGAATCATTTTCCAAGCTAGGAATTGATAATTTTACGGTTCCTATTGGTAGTGCAGCAGTGTGTTTTTTCTTGATGCAACTACTCTCATTTAGTTAA
- the yidD gene encoding membrane protein insertion efficiency factor YidD, translated as MIKTLIMWLIRGYRTFISPLFLPSCRFQPTCSQYALESVERFGAWRGSWLAVKRILRCHPFHPGGYDPVPLREESEVRSQESGE; from the coding sequence ATGATTAAGACCTTAATTATGTGGTTAATACGGGGCTACCGTACTTTTATTTCTCCGTTGTTTCTCCCTAGTTGTCGGTTTCAACCCACCTGTTCCCAGTACGCTTTAGAATCTGTTGAGCGTTTTGGCGCTTGGCGTGGTAGTTGGTTAGCGGTTAAAAGGATACTACGCTGTCATCCCTTCCACCCAGGCGGTTATGATCCAGTTCCTCTACGGGAGGAGTCAGAAGTCAGAAGTCAGGAGTCAGGAGAATAA
- a CDS encoding type II toxin-antitoxin system HicB family antitoxin: MRQVMMYRDEDGYWIVECPSLKGCVSQGKTKEEALANIKEAITGYVAALEADGLPVPEENFETFLVVV, encoded by the coding sequence ATGAGACAGGTAATGATGTACCGAGATGAAGATGGCTATTGGATTGTGGAGTGTCCAAGCCTTAAGGGTTGCGTTAGCCAGGGAAAAACTAAAGAGGAAGCTCTAGCAAATATTAAGGAGGCAATTACAGGTTATGTTGCTGCTCTAGAAGCAGATGGTTTACCAGTTCCAGAAGAAAACTTTGAAACATTTCTGGTGGTTGTGTGA
- a CDS encoding nicotinate-nucleotide adenylyltransferase — translation MKIALFGTSADPPTTGHQTIISGLSQCYDLVAVWASNNPFKQHQAPLEHRAVMLQLLINDIAEERNNIILAQEFSSTRTIETVEKARPRWYDAEFTVVIGSDLVQQLGSWYRAKDLLQQVKILIVPRPGYAVDEAGLERLRQLGASVAIAQLNAPEISSTAYREIKDPQALTPTVEAYIHQQHLYECQKAAQKRLQIR, via the coding sequence ATGAAAATAGCTTTATTTGGTACGAGTGCTGATCCACCTACAACGGGGCATCAAACTATTATTAGTGGCTTATCCCAATGTTATGACTTAGTAGCAGTGTGGGCTTCTAATAATCCTTTTAAACAGCATCAAGCGCCCCTAGAACATCGGGCTGTGATGCTACAGTTACTAATTAATGATATTGCTGAAGAGCGTAACAATATTATTTTGGCTCAGGAATTTAGCAGTACTAGGACAATAGAAACTGTAGAAAAAGCTCGCCCACGTTGGTATGATGCTGAGTTTACTGTGGTTATTGGTTCAGATTTAGTGCAGCAGTTGGGTAGTTGGTATCGGGCTAAAGATTTGTTACAGCAAGTCAAGATACTGATTGTGCCACGTCCAGGCTATGCTGTAGACGAAGCTGGTTTAGAGAGACTCAGGCAATTAGGGGCATCGGTGGCGATCGCACAACTAAATGCACCTGAGATTTCATCTACAGCTTATCGTGAAATTAAAGATCCACAAGCTTTAACACCCACTGTTGAAGCTTATATTCATCAACAACATTTGTACGAATGCCAGAAAGCGGCACAAAAAAGATTACAGATTCGTTAA
- a CDS encoding type II toxin-antitoxin system Phd/YefM family antitoxin, whose product MNTIAASIARKLFPDLLNRVGFGHERILVERRGKPIAAIVSIEDLQRLEALEDLIDSAALRKAKEENTGFTTLEAITEAREE is encoded by the coding sequence ATGAATACGATCGCAGCAAGTATTGCTCGGAAGCTTTTTCCTGATTTGCTCAACCGAGTTGGATTTGGACATGAGCGAATTTTAGTAGAACGGCGTGGTAAACCTATTGCTGCAATTGTTAGCATTGAGGATCTTCAGCGTCTAGAGGCACTAGAAGATCTGATAGATTCGGCTGCACTTCGTAAGGCTAAGGAAGAAAATACTGGCTTTACTACGCTAGAAGCTATTACGGAAGCCCGTGAAGAATGA